One Streptomyces sp. NBC_00554 DNA segment encodes these proteins:
- a CDS encoding long-chain fatty acid--CoA ligase has product MEPEIKRLDGVVREVALPPLVAPMTHGSLADIPFDNEAAAPHEPALSRKGPDGEWTDVTAAEFAAQVQAVAKGLIAEGLVPGDRIAIMARTTYEWTLLDFAAWAAGLVTVPVYPTSSPFQVRWILQDSGAVALATETVAQAAALGPERDRIPDLRHMWVFEKGHVERLAELGQNVPDSEVAVRRGVLGPDTLATLIYTSGTTGRPKGCAITHGNFFAEIDNAIELLYPIFRARTQDAPSMLLFLPLSHVFGRMVAVACLRARVKLGHSPSLQTQDLLADLGSFKPTFLLAIPYVLEKVFNTGRATAERMRRGSSFDRAARIAQRYGEALEARQHGTGPGPGPGLRAARALYDPLVYRRIRNALGGRVRYAICGGSPLGRRLAAFYAGAGIDVYEGYGLTESTAAATVTPPDKPRLGTVGWPLPGTRVRIAADGEILLSGAQVFRGYWDPHAGGVVDASPDGWFATGDIGELDDGGYLSITGRKKEILITAGGKNVAPAPMEDWLRAHPLIAHVMILGDRRPYVTALITLDPDGITHWRQMNGKHPVPAELLVDDPELLAILQRAIDEANKLVSRPESIRRFTVLPGAFTEYAGHLTPTMKLKRDEIARDFSREIEGLYADYEQQ; this is encoded by the coding sequence ATGGAGCCCGAGATCAAACGGCTGGACGGGGTCGTGCGCGAGGTGGCCCTGCCACCGCTGGTCGCCCCGATGACGCACGGCTCCCTCGCGGACATACCGTTCGACAACGAGGCCGCGGCCCCGCACGAGCCGGCCCTCAGCCGCAAGGGCCCGGACGGCGAGTGGACGGACGTGACCGCGGCCGAATTCGCGGCGCAGGTACAGGCGGTGGCGAAGGGCCTGATCGCGGAGGGACTCGTCCCCGGTGACCGCATAGCCATCATGGCGCGGACGACGTACGAGTGGACCCTCCTCGACTTCGCCGCCTGGGCGGCAGGCCTGGTCACCGTCCCCGTCTATCCCACCTCGTCCCCCTTCCAGGTCCGCTGGATCCTCCAGGACTCGGGAGCCGTCGCACTCGCCACCGAGACCGTCGCGCAGGCCGCCGCACTCGGCCCGGAACGCGACCGGATCCCCGACCTGCGGCACATGTGGGTCTTCGAGAAGGGGCACGTGGAGCGGCTGGCCGAGCTGGGCCAGAACGTCCCGGACTCGGAAGTAGCGGTACGGCGTGGGGTGTTGGGCCCCGACACACTCGCCACCCTCATCTACACCTCGGGCACGACGGGCCGCCCCAAGGGCTGCGCGATCACCCACGGCAACTTCTTCGCCGAGATCGACAACGCGATCGAACTGCTCTACCCGATCTTCAGGGCCCGCACCCAGGACGCGCCCTCCATGCTTCTCTTCCTGCCCCTCTCGCACGTCTTCGGCCGGATGGTCGCGGTCGCCTGCCTGCGCGCCCGAGTGAAACTGGGCCACAGTCCGAGCCTCCAGACCCAGGACCTGCTCGCCGACCTGGGCTCCTTCAAACCGACCTTCCTCCTGGCCATCCCGTACGTCCTGGAGAAGGTCTTCAACACGGGCCGCGCGACCGCCGAGCGGATGCGCCGCGGCTCGTCCTTCGACCGCGCGGCGCGCATCGCGCAGCGGTACGGCGAGGCGCTGGAGGCCCGCCAGCACGGCACAGGCCCGGGCCCGGGACCGGGCCTGCGCGCCGCCCGTGCGCTCTACGACCCGCTGGTCTACCGCCGTATCCGCAACGCCCTCGGCGGCAGGGTCCGTTACGCGATCTGCGGCGGCTCTCCGCTCGGCCGCCGTCTGGCCGCGTTCTACGCAGGCGCCGGCATCGACGTCTACGAGGGGTACGGCCTGACGGAGTCGACCGCGGCCGCCACGGTCACGCCTCCGGACAAACCCCGTCTGGGAACCGTGGGTTGGCCCCTCCCGGGCACCCGGGTGCGGATAGCCGCCGACGGGGAGATCCTGCTGAGCGGCGCGCAGGTCTTCCGCGGCTACTGGGACCCGCACGCGGGCGGAGTCGTCGACGCGTCCCCGGACGGCTGGTTCGCGACCGGCGACATCGGCGAACTCGACGACGGCGGTTACCTGTCCATCACCGGCCGCAAGAAGGAGATCCTGATCACCGCGGGCGGCAAGAACGTCGCCCCGGCCCCCATGGAGGACTGGCTCCGCGCCCACCCCCTCATCGCCCACGTCATGATCCTGGGCGACCGCCGCCCCTACGTCACCGCCCTCATCACCCTCGACCCCGACGGCATCACCCACTGGCGCCAGATGAACGGCAAGCACCCGGTCCCCGCCGAACTCCTCGTCGACGACCCGGAGTTGCTCGCGATCCTCCAGCGCGCCATCGACGAGGCGAACAAACTCGTCTCCCGCCCCGAATCCATCCGCCGCTTCACCGTCCTCCCGGGCGCCTTCACCGAGTACGCGGGCCATCTGACGCCCACCATGAAGCTGAAACGGGACGAGATCGCCCGCGACTTCAGCCGGGAGATCGAGGGCCTGTACGCGGACTACGAGCAGCAGTAG